From Entelurus aequoreus isolate RoL-2023_Sb linkage group LG22, RoL_Eaeq_v1.1, whole genome shotgun sequence, one genomic window encodes:
- the LOC133639363 gene encoding CD209 antigen-like protein E — protein MNVGTMPIMTFVEWNGVQQHNATGFKHVHVVLLAFGILCVLQAVLNITLRLAHSEAVEKGETGDIGVGETGDIGVGETGDFSICPQGWLLFGSSCYYVSSQRKSWDSSRRDCLQRHADLVIINSRQEQAFLTGFTKAAWIGMSDRVQEGNWIWVDGTPVNKDKLEWSPGQPDGAFGGEDCGDLRTMINFLGLNDFNCSARSQWICEKELLL, from the exons ATGAATGTCGGGACTATGCCTATAATGACATTTGTCGAATGGAACGGCGTGCAGCAACACAATGCCACAG GATTCAAACATGTCCACGTGGTTCTGCTGGCCTTTGGAATTCTGTGTGTCCTTCAAGCGGTCCTTAACATCACTCTGAGACTGGCTCACAGCGAAGCAGttgaaaaag GTGAGACAGGAGACATCGGTGTAGGTGAGACAGGAGACATCGGTGTAGGTGAGACAGGAGACTTCTCTATCTGTCCACAGGGGTGGCTCCTGTTCGGCTCCAGTTGTTACTACGTTTCCTCACAGAGGAAGAGTTGGGACAGCAGCCGACGAGACTGTCTGCAGAGACACGCTGATCTGGTCATCATCAACAGCAGACAGGAACAG GCATTTCTCACAGGGTTCACCAAGGCAGCCTGGATCGGAATGTCAGACAGGGTTCAGGAGGGAAACTGGATCTGGGTGGACGGAACACCGGTCAACAAAGACAA GCTGGAATGGTCCCCGGGGCAGCCTGACGGCGCATTTGGAGGCGAAGACTGTGGTGATCTTCGTACGATGATCAACTTTCTTGGTTTGAATGATTTTAATTGCAGTGCCAGATCCCAGTGGATTTGTGAGAAAGAACTCTTgttatga
- the LOC133639322 gene encoding green-sensitive opsin-like codes for MVWDGGFEPNGTEGKNFYIPMSNRTGIVRSPFEYQQYYLVDPIMYKLMACYMFFLICTGTPINGLTLLVTAQNKKLRQPLNYILVNLAVAGLIMCIFGFTIALMSSVNGYFILGATSCAVEGFMATLGGQVALWSLVVLAVERYIVVCKPMGNFKFSSTHAGAGVVFTWIMALACAAPPLFGWSRYLPEGMQCSCGPDYYTLAPGFNNESYVIYLFVVHFFTPVFLIFFTYGSLVLTVKAAAAQQQDSASTQKAEKEVTRMCVLMVFGFLVAWVPYATFAGWIFMNKGAYFSALTASVPAFFSKSSALYNPVIYVLFNKQFRNCMLSTIGMGGLVEDESSVSTSKTEVSSVT; via the exons ATGGTTTGGGACGGAGGATTTGAGCCTAATGGCACAGAAGGCAAAAACTTCTACATCCCCATGTCCAACAGGACCGGGATTGTTAGAAGTCCATTTGAATACCAACAATACTACTTGGTGGATCCCATCATGTACAAGCTTATGGCATGTTACATGTTCTTCCTGATCTGCACTGGAACCCCCATCAACGGTCTGACACTGTTGGTGACGGCTCAGAACAAGAAGCTCCGGCAACCTCTCAACTACATCCTGGTCAACTTGGCTGTGGCTGGTCTCATCATGTGCATTTTCGGCTTCACCATTGCCCTCATGTCTTCTGTCAATGGCTACTTCATATTGGGAGCCACCTCCTGTGCCGTTGAGGGATTCATGGCCACACTGGGAG GTCAAGTTGCTCTGTGGTCTCTGGTGGTGCTGGCCGTCGAGAGATACATCGTCGTCTGTAAACCTATGGGAAACTTCAAGTTCAGTAGTACACACGCCGGAGCTGGAGTCGTTTTCACATGGATCATGGCTTTAGCCTGTGCCGCACCCCCGCTGTTTGGTTGGTCCAG GTACCTGCCCGAGGGCATGCAGTGCTCCTGCGGACCCGACTACTACACTCTGGCTCCAGGCTTTAACAACGAATCATACGTCATATACCTGTTTGTCGTCCACTTCTTCACTCCCGTCTTCCTGATATTCTTCACCTATGGCAGCCTTGTGCTGACAGTCAAAGCT GCTGCAGCCCAGCAGCAGGACTCAGCCTCCACTCAGAAAGCTGAGAAGGAAGTCACACGTATGTGCGTGCTGATGGTCTTTGGCTTCCTGGTAGCCTGGGTGCCATACGCTACCTTTGCTGGATGGATCTTCATGAACAAAGGAGCTTACTTTTCTGCTTTGACCGCTTCTGTCCCCGCCTTCTTTTCAAAGAGTTCTGCCCTGTATAACCCTGTCATCTATGTGCTGTTTAATAAACAG TTCCGTAACTGCATGCTGAGCACCATCGGAATGGGCGGCTTGGTGGAGGACGAGAGCTCAGTTTCCACCAGCAAGACAGAAGTGTCCTCAGTGACTTAA